The Chiloscyllium punctatum isolate Juve2018m chromosome 15, sChiPun1.3, whole genome shotgun sequence sequence cccccacttcccccccccccacttcccccccccccccacttccccccccccaccccccccacctctacttccccccccccccctctacttccccccccctctacttccccccccctctacttcccccccccctctacttcccccccccctctacttccccccccccctctacttccccccccccccctctacttccccccccccctctactcccccccccccccctacttccccccccctctacttcccccccccccccccccttgtcgCAGTTAATGGCCGAGCAAAACGCGTGCTTAGTGGGGTGCCTGGGGGGGTGTTCATTTATTTTGGgagggttttaaaaaaaagtgtatttttttgtttcttttctctctctctctctctctacccccccccgccccccctcacCAATcctcctcccccgcccccccagcCCATGCCATGATGCACCAGTCGGAGAGCGCAGCGGCGGACAGGAAGATGGCGCACCCGCTCTACCCCCGGCGGAGCAGCAGCAGCCACCCGCCGCCGCCTCCTCCGGCCTCCACGCCAGGCCCAGGCTCCGGCGGGGCCTCGGTCTCTCCCTCGCTGGGCGGCCTGATGGGCAGCCGGCTCCGACGCGCCCGCACCCGCACCCGGACGACGCTCTGCGCTCGCCGGCCCTGGCGGCTTGCTCCTCAGGGCCCGGCGCCGGCCCGGTGCCGGTGCCGGCTCCGCCGCTGACTCTCAGCCTCCACGGGCCTGGGGCTGTGGCCCTTCCCTCCTCCCGGCCCCGCTGCTGTAGTGGCCCCGTCCGGTGCCGGCTCGATGGCCGGGCCCAGATGAAGAAGAAGAGCGGCTTCCAGATCACCAGCGTGACCCCGGCGCAGAACAACGCCGGCTCCAACAACAGCATCGCCGAGGACACCGAGAGCTACGACGACATGGACGAGTCCCACACCGAGGACCTCTCGTCCTCCGAGATCCTCGACGTCTCCCGGGCCACCGACTACGAGCCGGAGCGCAGCTCCTCCGAGGAGACCCTCAACAACGTGGGCGACGCccgagacccccccccccccccccccccccccccccccagcgccCTGTCCCCCAAACCAGCCTCGCCTGCCCCCTCACCAGCCGGCTCTCTTCAACGGCAGCATCCACGCCTGCACCCGCCTCCTGCTCACCACCACCATCcaacccatcaccatcaccacatcaccatccccttcaccaccaccaccctaccATGCTGCGGGCCCAGGATGGCCGGCGCTGTGTCTTCAGGAGCGGGGATCGTGCCTCCTGGCAATGTGACCACTGGCGTGGAGAAAAATGGCACCGGTGTGCCCGTGCCTGGGTTAATGAGTGGCTCGGTTGGGGTGCCAGTTGGCCCTGGCTTCCAGCATTGGCACCCCGGCGAATGCCAGAACTGTAAGCGGTATGGGGAGCAACGTGAGTGTCAGTGGGACGAGTGTTGGTGCCAATGCCAG is a genomic window containing:
- the LOC140485951 gene encoding uncharacterized protein, with product SGSGLRLADLPRRPRPEAVRLSSCAEPTGRSAVSAHPLCPRISGRLGYFRLPLWFAGFFSLGGGEGAWFGNPPAGREWSRHAERLGNLRDQRREIGCFRRPGFQTALCLSPRGGGSSREGETNGRCSVAHVRSPSCWWLTSPLTSGHPCHDAPVGERSGGQEDGAPALPPAEQQQPPAAASSGLHARPRLRRGLGLSLAGRPDGQPAPTRPHPHPDDALRSPALAACSSGPGAGPVPVPAPPLTLSLHGPGAVALPSSRPRCCSGPVRCRLDGRAQMKKKSGFQITSVTPAQNNAGSNNSIAEDTESYDDMDESHTEDLSSSEILDVSRATDYEPERSSSEETLNNVGDDGRRCVFRSGDRASWQCDHWRGEKWHRCARAWVNEWLGWGASWPWLPALAPRRMPEL